Part of the Kryptolebias marmoratus isolate JLee-2015 linkage group LG20, ASM164957v2, whole genome shotgun sequence genome, caaaaaaatcccacaaaaagaactaaaccaacaacatttgtttgtcaggctgtaaatgttatgtttttgggttaaaaTCAAGGCAATTTGGGCCTTTTAAgagaatacatttaaaaattaaataaaatgtgaaacatatCAGTAAAATCTAATATGTTGTTTCAGCATAAAAGTATTGGTAAAAAtatattaagtaaaaaaaactatttaactgATATTAGTTTATGTTCTCTTGATCACAAAATCCCATCTAGGTTATGTAAACCTTTGTTTCATTAAGGTTTAATTGAATTCTTTAGCTAATCCACTACTTAGAATAACAGTAAAGTTGTCATATCTATGTGTTTTTAGcccaattaaaaatgtttggtcaatgaaataaagttttaataattgGTTGGACCAAAACAGCGTTACTTTGAACTAACGTGGTCTGTTGAAATAACTTTGTTTTGGTGCAATAGATATTTGTACAttatttaactcattttatACGAGCTTTAGTTTTCACTTTGGCCAAAAGAAAACCTTACCTCCCTGAAGATGTGTTAAAATTGCCTTAAATTGGTGTGGTGGGTGGCCTTGTGGTAGCATCGAATTGAATTataagctaaaaaacaaacacaaaaacataaataagcaTTACATGAGATTAAATCTCTCATTCTACAGCTGCAAgaatattaaaacacaatttttattttgacactaatcaaaaacaaactcctgCCTAATTGTGTGTACAGAGCTCTTTGAATCTTACAAATTGGAactactgtttgtttatttttttaattgacaagAGATCTCTAATTTTAAGGCACTGTATCCCTAAatagtgtatttacatgaagcTTCTTTATTCTTACTTTAAGCCGTGTGGAGAGTGGTTTGTGAGTTTAAATCATTGTTGGTTTCGGTCTTTTTATGGGATTCATTGGGACTAACAAGTTTTGCTCAGATCGTAGTGGTGATCTGAGTCGAACACAGATCAATAGAGTCCTCCCAGCTGTGATAAGCCTTAGAGGACGCGTTCATGGCTAGTCATACCGGCCTGGGTTGTCTCATGTCTCCCCGTCCTTCGGTGGGGCAAGTGTGGTCCCTCAGGGTGCTCCTCACTCTGCTGACCCCGTGACAGTCCCCGTGTCCCCGCCCTGCTCCGGGGCAACAAAAGTCCCTGAAGCACCGCTTGAAGTTCTCATCCAGGAAAGCGTAGAGGATGGGGTTGAGGCTGCTGTTGGTGTAACCCAACGCCACACAGAAGAAGTAGGCGGCCATGACGGCGGTCGTCTCGGGCACATTGGACGACAGCGTTTTGACCAGGATGAAGATGTGGATGGGCGTCCAGCACACCACGAAGACCGCCACCACGACCAGCACCAGGCGGGTGATCCGACGGAGGTTGCGGTCCTTCTCGCGGGAGCCGGAGAGGAGGCGCACGCTCTTCAGCCGCAGGACCATAAGTGTGTAACAgacagtgatgatgatgaggggcGCCACGAAGGCAAAGATGAAGACGCAGATCTTCATTAGGGTGTCCCAGTAGGTGTAGGGGTCAGGGAACTGTAAAGCACATTCTGTAGTTCCTGTTGGTTACAGAGAAGTTACAGATGTGACTAGTCAGCTAAAAAGctgtgcaaaacacaaaaaaatgctttcacAGGACTGGCCAAGTCTCCATGGTACACACTccatgtaaacaacaacaagtttgagtcacatgattgacctacattaggctggctatagtctgtgtaggtaaacaaatatgatgGATTCAAACAAGCATTACAATCTCAGAGAAGCTGAAAATATAAGAGTAAATGTGCTGCTAAATGtgaaagcaaaggaaaaaatgaGTAAGACAACTGTTAAGGATAAATATTGGGGATCAAGCAGGGCAGTGGTGcaccataaagacagagctcagcattcaaacacaagGCTTTTGCAAAAATTCCTCTAGGCCAGCAAATTTACTGTTTAAAGCTATCCTATTCTGAGTGTAAATACAGACCAATACATTAGAATTGTCAAACTTCTCAAATCCAAACAACTCCTCCATGGACGTAACCACTGCTGATGactgtttccgtaggtaaacagACCCACTTACTTCATGAATTTGTTTTGACCGGTCTTCATGACACgccagtgagtacctttaaatgtttcacaGGCAAAACAGCATATTTCCTTACAAGGATCCGCCAAGTCTCAAAACTGTGAATGAAAAAAGTCCATCCTGTACGTCCCAGTTGCTTTGTCTCAAGCATCAAATCAAGTTAAAACAGTGCTTCTTTACCTATGAATGTAAAATCCTGTAAAAAGGGAAGGTTTGTCTATTCAGAAAGCTTAAGGTCAGACTAATTTTATGAGTTAACGATTTAATAGCCTATGGTAAGAAGAAAGAACAATTTCCTTGTCAAGTTAACAAGCTCATGCAGACTTTTATCAAATTTATAGAACATTTTGTTCATTGAACTGAAGCAGTTAGGAGAGATAATTCAGCAATGATTCAtacatgtcagttttaaatttgaaaaccCTTTACAGCTGACAAGGTCTCTGCAGCAGACAGGAATGCAAATAAACCAGTGAATTAGAAGACCCCTGCTtgacataaagaaagaaataagagcAGAGCCAGGTACCGTTGTTGGTGTTAGTGCTGCCGAGCACCATGGCAGGGATCCCGGCAGCCGACGACAGCACCCAGATGATCACGTTGATGATCTTTGCCTTCACGGGCGTGCGGAAGTCCAGCGCCTTAACCGGGTGGCACACGGCCACGTAACGATCCACGCTCATCATGGTCAGGGTGAAGATGCTGGTGAACATGTTGTAGTAGTCGATGGAGATGAAGACCTTGCACGCCACTTCGCCGAACGGCCAGGAGTTGAGCAGGTAGTCGGTGCTCTGGAAGGGCATGGTGGTGGTGACCAGCGCATCGGCCACGGCCAGGTTGAAGATGTAGATGTTGGTGGCTGTTTTCATCTTGGTGTATCTGCAGGGGAGAGAGGGAACAAACAGGGGGTGCAACTCCATTTCTGAAAAGGCCAACTTgtcaaataataatttttaaaaaagatgtttttactgAGAATTTCCTATTTGCAAATTGTGATTCGTTGAGAAAGGCTGATCAAATTTGTAAAgccttatt contains:
- the oprk1 gene encoding kappa-type opioid receptor; protein product: MESGVVHIFKEDRCPSGQPGECVPNFTWQPGLSDIFNDTPNGTWDAEPEPMSPIIPIIVAVYSVVFVVGLVGNCLVMYVIIRYTKMKTATNIYIFNLAVADALVTTTMPFQSTDYLLNSWPFGEVACKVFISIDYYNMFTSIFTLTMMSVDRYVAVCHPVKALDFRTPVKAKIINVIIWVLSSAAGIPAMVLGSTNTNNGTTECALQFPDPYTYWDTLMKICVFIFAFVAPLIIITVCYTLMVLRLKSVRLLSGSREKDRNLRRITRLVLVVVAVFVVCWTPIHIFILVKTLSSNVPETTAVMAAYFFCVALGYTNSSLNPILYAFLDENFKRCFRDFCCPGAGRGHGDCHGVSRVRSTLRDHTCPTEGRGDMRQPRPV